One Drosophila subpulchrella strain 33 F10 #4 breed RU33 chromosome 2R, RU_Dsub_v1.1 Primary Assembly, whole genome shotgun sequence genomic window, CCTGATAAAATCTGAGCTAGATAATATATTATCAAATTCTTTTTTAGAAAGAGTCGATTTAGAGGTCTTCAGAAAATGTATGCTGGATTTTATACTCCTAGCCTCTATTTTATAAGGATTCAGTACAGAGTTCTTGAAATAACGAGAGTAATATGGATTGACTAGACGGTTCTTGAGAAAATGTGAGCTAGAACTTGTACTTTTAGCATCTAGCTTAGAAGGATTCACTATAGAATTAGCTTCTACTTTAGAAGGAGCCAATAGAGAGTTCCTAAGAGAACCTATTTTTAAAGAGTTGCTAGTCTTACTAGCCCTAAAATTTTCTAAGAAAGCCTCCACAGAATCTATCGTCTTCGCTTCGTTTTGTGGTATTATCGGCAGCTGGGAGAGCCTTAAAGAACTATGTCTATTACTCGAACTTTGAGATTTTGAGTTGCTCTGGCCGTCTAGGGATGCTTTTTTAAGCTTCGGCCTTCTTATATAGGTATTTTTGTTCTTAGTCGGAGTTTTTGATTCGGTTTGGTCGTTTATAGATGCATAAGTGTTTTGAAACTTTtgtaaaaaattctttttgcttTTCCTCGGAGTTTTTGATTTGGTTTGGTTGTATAGGGGTGCTTTTGAGAGCTGAGGCTTTTCTAAGAAATTCTTATCCCTCTTCATCGGAGTTCTTGATTTGACtggagaaccattttttgtATGACTACTCTTGCTCATGGGTTTCTTGATAGAACTAGTTACATCGAGGGTTATCGATTCTTTAGAACTAAAAAAACCATGTTCCGATTTTTCTGGTCCCAAAATAATACTGTTTGTTGCCATCGTTGACATCTTTGTGTTAGGAGAACCACCAATATCTATGGGATACTTGAGAGAATCGGATATCTTGGGAGGACTAATTAGTTCGAGGGTTACATATTCCttagaattaataaaactatgCTCCGACTTTTCTGGTTCCAAAATAATACTGTTTGATGTAATCGTTGACATCTTTGTGTTAGGAGAAACACCAACATCTAAGGGATACTCGGGAGAATCAGTTTCTTTCCAAGATTCACTTGGCGAATCATCTAACTCAGTCCTTTTATGCCTGATAGATCCAACGGATGAGCTCCCTAAATACTGGGTATAATTGGGGACATCGCTTTTTTTCCAATATTTCCTTGGCGGATCCTTTAACTCAGACTGTTTAGGCTTCCTAAAAACATTGGATACGTTCCCTATATCTATGGTATGTTTGGGAAAATATCCTTTGCTCCAATATTTTCTTGGTGGAAGATCTAACTCAGATTGTTTGGGCTTGGTAGAACTATTGGTTATTTTTCCTATACCTATGTTATATTTGGGCAAGTATCTTTTGTTCCAATATTTCCTTGGCGGATCATCTAGTTCAGACCATTTAAGTTTGGTAGAACGAACGGTTTTTTTATTACAGTCACGGCACACTCGGTTATAAAGCTTTATTAATTTGGGCAGTTCGGGATCCTCGATTAGTTTTAAATAGTTCCCACTCTTAGGCCTTGCTCCCTGGTTCTTCACAAAGTTGTTTGAAGTCGGTTGAAGAGATGGACACCATTGAAGCAGGGGATTGGGGTACTGACCCAAAAGATTGGGGGATATTTTTCGGAGACCTCCAGCGGTTGCTGAGGTGATGCCACGCCTGAGACTCCTCATAATAATAGGACAACACTGAATATTCACAGGTAACAGATATTTAAATACGCTTggaattttttcaaaactcGAAATTTTGGGTATCGCTGGCATACGATTTGACAAGTGACTCAAAGCAATTGAGTTTTAACCATCCTTGTAGGGACTATGTCCTAGGTAGATGATTTGACCACTGGGTTGTTTCGACCTCAAGTCCCGATGAGTCGGTTCAAAGCACTGGCACTTGGGAAAGTGGTGATCCCTCTGGGGTTGTAACATCAAGGGACCCATTTGCTGGCTTGAAATCACTTGGGGCAATATTGGTGCCCCTGGCATTATCCTGCGCATCTGACGACTCAATCTGGTGACCATAACTATCGCCAAATGTAACCAACAGCGTCttaaaaaaaccaaacgttgtgtttttaaatgttatatgAACAGTTTAATAACCAAAGattaaaaaatggtaaaaacaTTACTGATTTGTTCGGCATCTGGACATTTAAAAAGGAGTGAACTGAGCTGACACTAGAACTctgaaattataaaaaaaatattttttatgagaGATTCTTTTCTTTAAGGTCTTAGAATGATATCtgatttttatgaatatagtGTGTAATTTATATGATTTTCTTTGAATCaccgaatttatttttatttcaatattttgtttacTCTTAAGGATAAagttttgtattattatttgaaATCCCTATTAAAGCTTTGCCTTAAAATAAGTTAATTTCATTGGGAAAACAAAGTTGAGCTTATATATTTTCAGTTTTCGCCTCTCTATATATATGAGCTGCACTctagcaaaattaaaatattcacTTTCGTCGTTTTTGTTCCATTTTAACTTTATAATGCAGGCAGATGCTGGCGAGGCAGCCTTCCGTTttgttttcccatttcccaagAGCGTTTCCCATGTGCACCGCCCACATTCGCAATGAGAATAAGAATAATTGTTGTCTGTCCCTGCCTTGAATCGCATTTCTATGCACATTGTGACCGCGACAAAGCCTCAAAATGCCTCAGGGAAGCCGCGATTCTAGCCGCGTTCCTTTGGCCAACTGGGTAAAATATCAAGGTGCGAGGAAATGAATATTTTCATACTTACCAAATTGCAGGGGACAAACTTTATTTGCTGGGGTGCCAAGACTAATGCTCTGGAAATACCTGAGAGCATTTCTTTAAATGTTGTGTTTAAATTAATCTATAAAACACATTTCTAATTGTtagattttacaatttttcgTACTTGTCTTGGTTAAATGTTAATTGTTGATAGTTCAAACTCGAAATACCTGGGGTTATTGCCCCACTTACTTTATTTAGCTCCTCACATTTTGTAATTATCCCCTTGTTTAAAGCAAAACGGTCATAAACTTACAGATATACACATGTGGAAAATAGTTTTATGATTGACTATAACAAAACCAAATACCCTTGCCAAGTTCAAGTTCCGACACAGTTATGGTTGTGATCATATGGGATGTAAAGATACAATTCTCCTAGCAACAAGACACTGCAAAAAACGATGTctaacttaaaattaaattaaattttattttaaactaaGAATGCCTTTCATATTGGCTAAGATATATTTGAGTAAGATTAAtatcttatattatttattatttatttataagattCTTAACATATCAGGTCACATCTTAAAAAGATAAAAGGATATATATACACTCAGGGAAAAACACCGTGctaaaaacaagtacaaacacccttgatttaagaaaaattgcatGCTTAACATTTAAGAAC contains:
- the LOC119549164 gene encoding uncharacterized protein LOC119549164 — translated: MPAIPKISSFEKIPSVFKYLLPVNIQCCPIIMRSLRRGITSATAGGLRKISPNLLGQYPNPLLQWCPSLQPTSNNFVKNQGARPKSGNYLKLIEDPELPKLIKLYNRVCRDCNKKTVRSTKLKWSELDDPPRKYWNKRYLPKYNIGIGKITNSSTKPKQSELDLPPRKYWSKGYFPKHTIDIGNVSNVFRKPKQSELKDPPRKYWKKSDVPNYTQYLGSSSVGSIRHKRTELDDSPSESWKETDSPEYPLDVGVSPNTKMSTITSNSIILEPEKSEHSFINSKEYVTLELISPPKISDSLKYPIDIGGSPNTKMSTMATNSIILGPEKSEHGFFSSKESITLDVTSSIKKPMSKSSHTKNGSPVKSRTPMKRDKNFLEKPQLSKAPLYNQTKSKTPRKSKKNFLQKFQNTYASINDQTESKTPTKNKNTYIRRPKLKKASLDGQSNSKSQSSSNRHSSLRLSQLPIIPQNEAKTIDSVEAFLENFRASKTSNSLKIGSLRNSLLAPSKVEANSIVNPSKLDAKSTSSSSHFLKNRLVNPYYSRYFKNSVLNPYKIEARSIKSSIHFLKTSKSTLSKKEFDNILSSSDFIRKYRWSPYNIRDKKTKLNSHLMKRYGLKPFQIGAHHVRTSHNNPFKLGEKNMHTSSRFLKHFRFKSASDEENNGNSIKSYPDDNSEQVSFRHDSAQLRDVAQADNLSSLSWLPKSDVNNANPGPIDHIHFGPIYIETHKKDFLSLNNIKPDDQRGWSKIPWPKLCEPRKIRVERDDLQRALRKENIFTKKQLKKTAAFRKKAVLTQNFSKYHRFSFEVRRKRRRGPRKTVSCQTEVNRNRCELCDFCRPSSQPDEPFMIEMKKRQDREELIQYYLKMIKGNKDLCVEKGSGKELDLSSSELMVSSTSSKFPEDRKSCKSNLGKMRHQLEQCLHMLGLCGRLIEDRLQLSRIEKRERFYHGGLGAGPEPNQR